In Nerophis lumbriciformis linkage group LG04, RoL_Nlum_v2.1, whole genome shotgun sequence, a single window of DNA contains:
- the fam110d gene encoding protein FAM110C, whose translation MKPLTPIGSPSPLRLLNKGPDYLRRQIDGGSHGRSGSAVERLEADKAKYVKSQQVINTKQESVLVPCTTPPPLPRRAFAIPGSFSPQLPPRRLSSTPFSTLSRSFDSRDENENDDSRKENRRTSIDVEAHNRNNANNGKPPSPRTPGLQTLVAPHSAPVLRRSTGKRMLRPDSLLIYRQKKECKSPNGSGLGENTSMELKGYSFVRRLFQGSMREKSNGGDGNIHKMVIGEEKTPSRDGDSRMSWTNDKITDGGPESRRSSKTDQEHSPEPMPSPELSFTNDETSDRFTKSTTDADNNHSSQHNDENDPWRRASPPPARRTKLHGSKSELRCSVASSDQEHFFDFCGLDLDMIDRLGRQNFLSGASSIDTLSLALRSVTGDEGGGSEASEFSRHSGDGLFEDELAEQPPTGVSIIERNARVIKWLYGCKNAAREGPKESTV comes from the coding sequence ATGAAGCCGTTAACCCCAATTGGATCCCCGTCCCCTCTAAGGCTGCTTAACAAGGGCCCCGACTACCTGCGCCGGCAGATTGACGGCGGAAGCCACGGACGCTCCGGTAGCGCCGTGGAAAGGCTGGAAGCAGACAAAGCCAAATATGTCAAGAGCCAACAGGTTATCAACACCAAACAAGAGTCCGTGCTGGTCCCGTGCACCACCCCACCGCCGCTTCCTCGAAGAGCCTTTGCCATACCCGGCAGTTTCAGCCCTCAGCTTCCCCCGCGCCGGTTATCCAGTACCCCCTTCTCCACTCTGTCCAGATCCTTCGACTCCAGAGATGAGAATGAAAACGACGACTCCAGAAAAGAGAACCGACGGACTTCCATTGACGTTGAGGCTCACAACAGGAACAACGCAAACAACGGGAAGCCACCTAGTCCCAGGACACCGGGACTCCAGACCTTGGTGGCACCGCACAGTGCCCCCGTGCTTCGAAGGAGCACAGGCAAACGTATGCTGAGGCCCGACTCGCTCCTCATTTACCGCCAGAAGAAAGAGTGCAAGAGCCCCAATGGTTCCGGTCTTGGGGAAAACACCAGCATGGAACTGAAGGGCTACAGTTTCGTCCGTCGCCTCTTCCAGGGCTCTATGAGGGAAAAGAGCAATGGGGGAGACGGAAATATTCACAAGATGGTCATTGGTGAGGAGAAAACACCCTCACGAGATGGTGACTCTCGCATGTCATGGACTAACGATAAGATAACAGATGGTGGACCAGAGAGCAGGAGGTCCAGTAAGACAGACCAAGAGCATAGTCCAGAGCCTATGCCCAGTCCAGAGTTAAGCTTTACTAATGATGAGACCAGTGATAGATTTACCAAAAGTACCACTGATGCAGACAACAATCACTCAAGTCAACACAACGATGAAAATGACCCATGGAGACGGGCGTCGCCACCGCCAGCACGCAGGACTAAGCTGCATGGCTCCAAATCAGAACTCCGCTGCTCCGTGGCCTCATCGGATCAGGAACATTTCTTTGACTTTTGCGGCCTGGATTTGGACATGATAGACCGCCTGGGCAGGCAGAATTTCCTCTCCGGTGCCAGCTCCATAGACACCCTCTCGCTGGCGCTGCGCAGCGTCACCGGTGACGAAGGCGGCGGCTCAGAAGCCAGCGAGTTCTCCCGACACTCTGGTGACGGGTTGTTCGAGGACGAGCTGGCCGAGCAGCCCCCCACTGGCGTTTCCATCATCGAGAGGAATGCTCGGGTGATCAAGTGGCTCTATGGATGTAAGAACGCTGCTCGAGAAGGACCCAAAGAGTCGACGGTTTGA